From the Helianthus annuus cultivar XRQ/B chromosome 17, HanXRQr2.0-SUNRISE, whole genome shotgun sequence genome, the window CTATACATGGATATATAAAGAAAGAGATAGACTGAAAAAGGGTGTGGCATCACAAGTTTTGATCATacataaaacaaaattttgttgGGTTGTTAAAAAAGTGTCttaaaatatcgttttataattgttaaatcttcgttattaactatttgatattttatttacttaacccgtgtaatacacggggttataacatAGTTTTTCTCTAAAACAACGACATaccaaataaaaaatattattaattaatttaaatctagaaaattacaaataaaaaatattattattaattaatttaaatctAGAAAATCAACATGAGATTGGACCGTTCGCAAAGATACATCATCTTCTCTATCCCTCCCTCCCCCTTTTCACTCTTCCGGGATTATAAAAAATCTGAtgaatcatcctcatcatcatctgcaGTTATAatcacatatacatacatacacgcaTCTATCTCTATTTCtttcaaaaccctagttccacCAATCAATGACACCAATCCAATGCATTATCACCACAccaccagatcaaatcacaaTCACCGAATCATAACCAGCACCAAACCTCAATCCAGATCCTGCCATTTCACCGGATCTGATTATAATGAAACCCTCGCCATCCAAATCATTATCTGCATTGAAGAAGATCAATCGGAACAAGTTGTTGTTGTTCTTCGTCGGTCAACCTAGGGTTTGTTGTTCGATCGGTACGGATCATTATGCAGCTACACTTGTCACCTAGTATGAGAAGTATAACGATATCGAGCAGCAATGGATTTTTTGATTTTATGAAGGTTAAGATCGCAGCTCGTCATATTTCCTCCCGAACGCTCTTTCATGCCGTGCTTATTCTCGCTTGCTTGTTGCCGTTTGTCTTCATCGTTACGGCTCTTGTTACTCTTGAAGGTGTCAACAAGTGTTCATCGTTTGGTACACTACTGGTTTCTGTAGATTCATTAGTTCTTGATTTGTGTTGTGGATTGTAGATCTTCATGTTTATTCATTGTTGTTGTTTAACTTATATTGATTGTGGCAATGCTGAGTTGATAAGCTGATCATTCAGGTGTGTGTTGGTGTTTCTAGATCTTGATTGATGTCGGTTAGTTTGTAGAGTTTGATTAGTTAGGCTCCAGATGTTTTAAAATTATATTTGTTGGCGTTAGGTTAGTTTAGAGACAATATAAGCTTGTATGAGACATTTCAGTGTGTTTGATTCTTCATTGCTTATTGATTGTGTCAATGGTGAGTTAATAAGTTGATTATTGAGGTGTGTGTTGGTGTTTCCAGATCTTGATTGATGTCGTTAGTTGTTTAGTTTGATTAGGTTGGCTTCGGATGTTTTaaaatcatctttgttagcaTGAGGTTAGTTTAGAGACAATATAAGCTTGTATGAGACATTTAAGTGTGTTCGGTAATCTATGCTATGTTGTTGAATGCGCAAGaggcactcaaggcgcataggccttgTTTGGAGCCTAGCCGCAATGAATGAGTTGAAGTGGTTGTGATATCGATCATGGCTGGATAGAGTAGTTATTGAAATGTGATTGATGAAGTATTGCAGTCTGAATATTTTGTGGCATATCGATCTTGCTACCCAGAACACTTTGTGTATACAGTTTTTCCAGGCATGTAACTTCTCACGGTGTTTCATATACtggtgtttttattttgaaaggcTTTTGAAAGTTTAGTTGATTTATAGGGTATAATCATGTTTTTTTCTGGTGGATGATGCTCCAAAACACTTGTTTCTATGACaaaaccgttttcacactttaCATGCTTTTAGGGAGGACAAAACTACCATCAAACTTAACACATTTGTATGTCGAGTTAATTATTTTCAGCTTATGAGTTTACTCTTCTTGTTAGGGGATTTGTACACACCTATATCTGCCCTTTTTTGTTACTTTCTTTGACTCtgaaaattgcaaaaaaaaaaaaaaaaaaaaaaaaattccgttTAGAGACGTCTGATGAAAATTGAAACCTGATTTGGTATTTTGGTAACCTTCCTGAGAACTTGTTAAAACAAATTCTTCTAGTTTTCTTTTCTAATGCTTGTTAAtcttttttcctttttaaaaAGACATTGTATGGAACTATGGATGCTATCTATTTTCCTTAACTTCTGTTGGTTATACACATATTCTTAGTTAATTATTTATCTTATGCTTTAGATTGTTTAGGCAGGCGTTTGGGACCAAAGCTTCTTGGGAGGGGTGAAGACTCAGGGGTAAACCTTCTGCACACAGTATCTTCATCTTTCTTTTATATTCGTTTAAGGCTTTTTTTATATCTAATAACTTGAATTTTTTGTATGTTGGTCAAAGCAGAGGCTTGTTAACGAACTTTACAAGACCCTTAACCAAGTGAGATCCGTAGAAGTCCCAAATGACTTAAAGCTCCCTGAAAACTTTACACAGCTTGTCAATGAAATGAAAGACAACAAATACGATGCAAATGAATTTGCTGTTATATTGAAAGGAATGGTATGTAATTATTCATGAAGCTTACTAAATGAGATGGTTTTATGGAATAATTTCTTTATTGATCTCTTTTTTTCATTGATATTGACAGATGGAAAGATCTGAAAAGGAAATTAGAGAATCTAAATTTGCAGAATTAATGAACAAACACTTTGCAGCAAGTTCTGTCCCAAAAGGCATCCATTGTCTCTCTTTGCGGTTAACCGATGAGTACTCATCCAACGCACACGCACGCAGACAATTACCTTCACCAGAACTACTTCCAGTTCTATCCGACAACTCATACTACCACTTCATCTTGTCAACGGACAACATCTTGGCAGCTTCAGTTGTCGTCACTTCAGCAGTCCAGTCATCACTAAAACCCGACAAAATCGTCTTCCATGTGATAACTGACAAGAAAACTTACGCAGGCATGCACTCCTGGTTTGCTTTAAACCCCAATTCTCCCGCAATCATTGAAGTAAAAGGTGTTCATCAGTTTGACTGGTTGACCCGAGACAATGTTCCAGTTCTTGAAGCCGTGGAAAATCATTATGGAGTTAGGAATTATTATCACGGGAATCATGTAGCAGGTGCAAATCTCAGTGATACCACTCCAAGATCATTCGCCTCAAAGTTACAGGCTAGAAGCCCCAAGTACATATCGTTGCTGAATCATATTCGCATATATTTGCCAGAGGTAATTGGAATTGGATTATACTGGTACACCTGCTTTTCCTTACTATATGTAGCTAGTAACTTTTTAGCTCTAGTGTTAGTTTTGTTCTTattaaaagtattttttttttgcttatttTGGTCAGCTCTTCCCGAATCTTGACAAAGTGGTTTTCTTGGATGATGATATTGTGATTCAACGTGATTTATCCCCACTTTGGGAAATTGACCTTGGTGGAAAGGTCAACGGAGCGGTTGAAACCTGCAAAGGTGATGACACGTGGGTGATGTCGAAGCGGTTCAGAACCTACTTCAACTTTTCTCACCCGTTGATATCCAACAATCTGGATCCAGATGAATGTGCTTGGGCTTATGGGATGAATATATTCGACTTGCGTGCATGGAGAAAAACCAATATTAGAGAAACATATCACACGTGGCTGAAAGAGGTGATTTAGTGGGGCAGCATTATTTTGACACGACCCGCCAACCCGACCCCAAAAAACAGGTTTGGGTCGACCAACTCGACCCGTTcaaaaatgggtcgggttcgggttgaccgTATTAAAAacaggtcgggttcgggtcaagtGTATTAAAAACAGGTCGGATTCGGATTGACCCgttaaactatttaaaaaaaaaataccttttatatatatttttttgttttttccgttTCTATTTACATGGTTATaataatgttagttttgacacaTTATATTATTTACTTGTCACACTAATACATAgcattaaacatgttatcaataACCCGCTTAAAACCCAACAACTTGCTTATAAATTGTCAACTTGTATGACTCATTTAAAATATGGGTTAAATGGGTTGGGTTCGGGTTGACCTGAATTTATGTGTGcgggttagggttgaaatctGTGACCcgaatgggtcgggtttgggttgaACATTTCAACCCACCAACCCGTCAACCCGCTAATCATCAACCCGACACGATGTTCATAACTTTTATATTTCTTTCTTGTAGTTAAATGTACAATTCTTGTCCATTTttaagatttgactttttatgtGCAGAACTTGAAGTCAAATTTGACTTTATGGAGGCTGGGTACTCTACCCCCAGCCCTTATTGCATTTAGGAATCATGTTCAACCCATTGACCCGTCCTGGCACATGCTGGGCTTGGGCTACCAAAACAACACAAGTGTCGAGAATGTAAAGAAGGCGGCTGTAATCCACTACAACGGTCAGTCAAAACCGTGGCTAGAGATAGGCTTTGAACATCTTCGCCCTTTTTGGTCAAAATACGTCAATTACTCCAATGATTTCGTCAAAAGTTGTCACATCTTGGAGTAGTTATCAGTTATCACTTCCTCAAGGTTGTGTGCGTAAACAAAAAAGAGGACGGGCCATTTTGTCACTAAGGGCCCGCGATCTGCTGGATTCATTCTTTTGGTCTGTTACACAACCGCGCTTTCTTATAACAATTAGGATATGATATAGCATAAAGTTTTTATTAATACATATTCATGTCAATGATAGCGCGTAGATCTTTTGAAACTGCTTTGTCATAGAACCCTATTAGCCGGGAACTGTATTCGTAGGTTATATGTTTGCCCTGTCGGTTATTGTCGTGTACGATATTCAAGATACATTTTTAAAATGTGCAGTAAATTCTTTTTGATAGATAGTTCCAATCTTTGAAATTTGATCTTTTTGCTCATTGTTGTTGAACTTATGGCATGAATTTGAAAGGAGCTGAGTCAACTCAGCATACCTACTGCTTTGTACtttggtttatatatatatatatatatatatatatatattgtgttattattatatttaaaaacaaaataataaatgCATTATTTGTTT encodes:
- the LOC110926156 gene encoding probable galacturonosyltransferase 13 isoform X1 gives rise to the protein MQLHLSPSMRSITISSSNGFFDFMKVKIAARHISSRTLFHAVLILACLLPFVFIVTALVTLEGVNKCSSFDCLGRRLGPKLLGRGEDSGRLVNELYKTLNQVRSVEVPNDLKLPENFTQLVNEMKDNKYDANEFAVILKGMMERSEKEIRESKFAELMNKHFAASSVPKGIHCLSLRLTDEYSSNAHARRQLPSPELLPVLSDNSYYHFILSTDNILAASVVVTSAVQSSLKPDKIVFHVITDKKTYAGMHSWFALNPNSPAIIEVKGVHQFDWLTRDNVPVLEAVENHYGVRNYYHGNHVAGANLSDTTPRSFASKLQARSPKYISLLNHIRIYLPELFPNLDKVVFLDDDIVIQRDLSPLWEIDLGGKVNGAVETCKGDDTWVMSKRFRTYFNFSHPLISNNLDPDECAWAYGMNIFDLRAWRKTNIRETYHTWLKENLKSNLTLWRLGTLPPALIAFRNHVQPIDPSWHMLGLGYQNNTSVENVKKAAVIHYNGQSKPWLEIGFEHLRPFWSKYVNYSNDFVKSCHILE
- the LOC110926156 gene encoding probable galacturonosyltransferase 13 isoform X2 codes for the protein MQLHLSPSMRSITISSSNGFFDFMKVKIAARHISSRTLFHAVLILACLLPFVFIVTALVTLEGVNKCSSFGRRLGPKLLGRGEDSGRLVNELYKTLNQVRSVEVPNDLKLPENFTQLVNEMKDNKYDANEFAVILKGMMERSEKEIRESKFAELMNKHFAASSVPKGIHCLSLRLTDEYSSNAHARRQLPSPELLPVLSDNSYYHFILSTDNILAASVVVTSAVQSSLKPDKIVFHVITDKKTYAGMHSWFALNPNSPAIIEVKGVHQFDWLTRDNVPVLEAVENHYGVRNYYHGNHVAGANLSDTTPRSFASKLQARSPKYISLLNHIRIYLPELFPNLDKVVFLDDDIVIQRDLSPLWEIDLGGKVNGAVETCKGDDTWVMSKRFRTYFNFSHPLISNNLDPDECAWAYGMNIFDLRAWRKTNIRETYHTWLKENLKSNLTLWRLGTLPPALIAFRNHVQPIDPSWHMLGLGYQNNTSVENVKKAAVIHYNGQSKPWLEIGFEHLRPFWSKYVNYSNDFVKSCHILE
- the LOC110926156 gene encoding probable galacturonosyltransferase 13 isoform X3; this translates as MQLHLSPSMRSITISSSNGFFDFMKVKIAARHISSRTLFHAVLILACLLPFVFIVTALVTLEDCLGRRLGPKLLGRGEDSGRLVNELYKTLNQVRSVEVPNDLKLPENFTQLVNEMKDNKYDANEFAVILKGMMERSEKEIRESKFAELMNKHFAASSVPKGIHCLSLRLTDEYSSNAHARRQLPSPELLPVLSDNSYYHFILSTDNILAASVVVTSAVQSSLKPDKIVFHVITDKKTYAGMHSWFALNPNSPAIIEVKGVHQFDWLTRDNVPVLEAVENHYGVRNYYHGNHVAGANLSDTTPRSFASKLQARSPKYISLLNHIRIYLPELFPNLDKVVFLDDDIVIQRDLSPLWEIDLGGKVNGAVETCKGDDTWVMSKRFRTYFNFSHPLISNNLDPDECAWAYGMNIFDLRAWRKTNIRETYHTWLKENLKSNLTLWRLGTLPPALIAFRNHVQPIDPSWHMLGLGYQNNTSVENVKKAAVIHYNGQSKPWLEIGFEHLRPFWSKYVNYSNDFVKSCHILE
- the LOC110926156 gene encoding probable galacturonosyltransferase 13 isoform X4, which gives rise to MQLHLSPSMRSITISSSNGFFDFMKVKIAARHISSRTLFHAVLILACLLPFVFIVTALVTLEGRRLGPKLLGRGEDSGRLVNELYKTLNQVRSVEVPNDLKLPENFTQLVNEMKDNKYDANEFAVILKGMMERSEKEIRESKFAELMNKHFAASSVPKGIHCLSLRLTDEYSSNAHARRQLPSPELLPVLSDNSYYHFILSTDNILAASVVVTSAVQSSLKPDKIVFHVITDKKTYAGMHSWFALNPNSPAIIEVKGVHQFDWLTRDNVPVLEAVENHYGVRNYYHGNHVAGANLSDTTPRSFASKLQARSPKYISLLNHIRIYLPELFPNLDKVVFLDDDIVIQRDLSPLWEIDLGGKVNGAVETCKGDDTWVMSKRFRTYFNFSHPLISNNLDPDECAWAYGMNIFDLRAWRKTNIRETYHTWLKENLKSNLTLWRLGTLPPALIAFRNHVQPIDPSWHMLGLGYQNNTSVENVKKAAVIHYNGQSKPWLEIGFEHLRPFWSKYVNYSNDFVKSCHILE